In one Hymenobacter sp. DG25B genomic region, the following are encoded:
- a CDS encoding M57 family metalloprotease, whose product MKFSFLSAKVGALALATVVFASCSEKTEVAKDQVSPEAISKIQALGFSTQNIQRDGDAYVVEGDIRLSDRDLAGAYSNGKLLRVGEAEQYRTTELVAGPRNITLSLSNKMPSSYAAVLDEVARRYNAQGISLTFSRVASNGNIVLNTANGSYLASAGFPTGGNPYNSVKVNTRAIGTVSTTAQINYAATIIAHEVGHCIGFRHTDYMDRSYSCGGSYSNEGASTVGAILIPGTPSAADPNSWMLACIGSGQNRYFNANDVTALNYLY is encoded by the coding sequence ATGAAGTTTTCTTTCCTCTCCGCTAAAGTGGGCGCTCTGGCGCTGGCTACCGTTGTTTTTGCTTCGTGCTCTGAGAAGACCGAAGTAGCGAAAGACCAGGTTTCGCCTGAGGCTATTTCCAAAATTCAGGCCCTGGGCTTCAGCACGCAGAACATCCAGCGTGATGGTGATGCTTACGTAGTAGAAGGTGACATCCGTCTTTCGGACCGCGACCTGGCTGGTGCTTACAGCAACGGCAAGCTCCTGCGCGTAGGTGAGGCTGAGCAGTATCGCACCACTGAGCTGGTGGCTGGTCCTCGCAACATCACTCTCTCTTTGTCGAACAAAATGCCTTCTTCGTACGCCGCCGTTCTGGACGAAGTAGCACGTCGCTATAATGCGCAGGGCATCAGCCTGACCTTCTCGCGGGTAGCTTCCAATGGTAACATTGTGCTGAATACAGCTAACGGCAGCTACCTGGCTTCGGCTGGTTTCCCCACCGGGGGCAATCCGTATAACTCGGTGAAAGTAAATACCCGCGCTATCGGCACGGTTTCCACCACCGCGCAAATCAACTACGCGGCAACCATCATTGCTCACGAAGTGGGTCACTGCATCGGCTTCCGTCACACGGACTATATGGACCGAAGCTACAGCTGCGGCGGTTCTTACTCGAACGAAGGTGCCAGCACCGTGGGCGCTATCCTGATTCCCGGCACGCCTTCGGCTGCTGACCCCAACTCCTGGATGCTAGCCTGCATTGGCAGCGGCCAGAACCGTTACTTCAATGCCAACGACGTAACTGCTCTTAACTACCTCTACTAA
- a CDS encoding cold-shock protein, which produces MKTGKVKFFNESKGFGFIIQDENSQEIFVHQTGLVHEIRENDRVSFDVIDGKKGLNAVKVERI; this is translated from the coding sequence ATGAAAACGGGCAAAGTCAAATTCTTTAATGAGTCCAAAGGGTTTGGATTCATCATTCAGGATGAGAATTCGCAGGAAATCTTTGTTCACCAGACCGGTCTGGTGCACGAAATCCGGGAAAACGACCGGGTTTCCTTTGATGTCATTGATGGCAAAAAAGGCCTGAACGCCGTGAAAGTAGAGCGCATCTAG
- a CDS encoding ComEA family DNA-binding protein, with protein sequence MTNKRPSGALKRAIRRYFGFSRAETNGFLFLLALMALWLALPYLLQPALSEYDATADQQELNQVAAKLAANREPRFRKTWPQRPRYARPSVAHVALVPFNPNTLTAPDWEARGVPGFVATRLVRYREAVGGFKAKSQIQKAYGLEPAVYARLAPYIQLPDQEPPRTKTAWPSRPDYPAWKDKPGSANGGLPAATRYARKPRNLAPFDLNAADTTQLQQIRGVGRRLAARVVAYRERLGGFVREEQLAEIFNLAPDLVDSLRKYTFVKEGYTPASLNINQADLAALRDHPYVGLRLGRVLIAYREQHGPFRQADDLRPIRVLDAATLEKLRPYLRF encoded by the coding sequence GTGACTAACAAGCGCCCTAGTGGAGCCCTGAAGCGGGCTATCCGCCGGTATTTTGGCTTTTCCCGTGCGGAAACCAACGGGTTTCTCTTTCTACTGGCACTGATGGCCTTGTGGCTTGCGCTGCCTTATTTGCTGCAGCCCGCCCTGTCGGAGTATGATGCTACCGCCGACCAGCAGGAGCTAAACCAGGTAGCCGCCAAGCTGGCTGCTAATCGTGAACCCCGATTTCGGAAAACGTGGCCCCAGCGGCCCCGGTATGCCCGGCCTTCGGTAGCGCACGTGGCGCTGGTGCCCTTCAATCCCAATACGCTTACCGCCCCGGACTGGGAAGCCCGCGGCGTCCCGGGCTTTGTGGCCACCCGGTTGGTGCGCTACCGGGAGGCAGTGGGTGGCTTCAAAGCCAAGTCCCAGATTCAGAAAGCCTACGGGCTGGAGCCGGCCGTGTATGCGCGGCTGGCGCCCTATATCCAACTCCCGGACCAGGAACCGCCCCGCACTAAAACGGCATGGCCCAGCCGCCCTGATTATCCGGCGTGGAAAGACAAACCCGGCAGTGCTAATGGCGGTTTGCCAGCGGCCACCCGCTACGCCCGCAAACCCCGTAATCTGGCACCCTTCGATTTAAATGCGGCGGACACAACGCAGCTCCAGCAAATCAGGGGAGTGGGGCGGCGGCTGGCAGCACGGGTAGTGGCTTACCGGGAGCGGCTGGGTGGCTTTGTGCGGGAAGAGCAGCTGGCAGAGATATTTAACCTGGCCCCCGACCTGGTAGACAGCCTGCGCAAGTACACGTTTGTGAAGGAAGGCTATACGCCAGCTTCCTTAAACATCAATCAGGCGGACTTGGCGGCGCTGCGCGACCACCCCTACGTGGGTCTGCGGCTGGGCCGCGTGCTAATTGCCTACAGAGAGCAGCATGGCCCTTTCCGGCAAGCCGATGATTTGCGCCCCATCCGCGTTTTAGATGCGGCCACTCTGGAAAAGCTGCGGCCTTACCTGCGCTTTTAA
- a CDS encoding S8 family serine peptidase, with amino-acid sequence MRPSFCRSAVSCWFLVLLWSGTSQAQSTSANPQQERQAQQKLAPGLRTPTPAKYQQWRVSVREPQQFRSWLREHLPQAKLKNLGPTGHLYQISNLKADQLTELAASPWVDFVDVPNRRAHAERLIPSSDLTLNTLAAVWYQFPELTGAGLTASIKEEAFDTTDLDIRGRSLPFSLIGHFVSRHATEMATLIAGAGNTGPQGRGAARAARLTSSDFANLLPDDLAGLQADEVSVQNHSYGVGVENYYGLESKAYDEQAAQAPTLLHVFSSGNSGDQTPTDGPYAGLTGVANLTGQFKQSKNTLSVGATNGISELTPRSSRGPAYDGRLKPELVAYGAGGTSDAAALVSGAALLVQQAYREQYAGELPSSALVKAVLLNSADDIDAAGPDFRTGYGQLDARGPCKPCSRNACSAARPARPPPVRSRLTFRPAMPGSSAP; translated from the coding sequence ATGCGCCCATCTTTCTGCCGCTCCGCTGTATCATGTTGGTTTTTGGTGCTACTCTGGAGTGGAACAAGTCAGGCGCAAAGCACATCGGCAAACCCGCAGCAAGAGCGGCAGGCCCAGCAGAAACTCGCACCTGGCCTGCGCACACCTACACCCGCTAAGTACCAGCAGTGGCGGGTAAGCGTGCGGGAGCCGCAGCAATTTCGCAGCTGGCTCCGGGAGCATCTGCCCCAGGCCAAACTCAAGAATTTAGGACCTACCGGGCACCTGTATCAAATTTCAAACTTGAAGGCGGATCAGCTAACTGAGCTGGCCGCCAGCCCCTGGGTAGATTTTGTGGATGTACCCAACCGCCGCGCCCATGCGGAGCGCCTCATTCCCTCCTCCGACCTCACTCTAAACACCCTGGCCGCAGTCTGGTACCAGTTTCCGGAACTAACCGGTGCCGGCCTCACCGCTTCTATCAAGGAAGAGGCCTTTGATACTACAGACCTTGACATTCGGGGCCGCTCTCTGCCTTTTTCCCTGATTGGGCACTTTGTCTCGCGCCACGCCACGGAAATGGCTACGCTCATAGCCGGCGCCGGCAATACCGGGCCACAGGGGCGCGGCGCGGCGCGGGCCGCCCGGCTTACCTCTTCTGATTTCGCCAACCTGCTCCCCGACGACCTGGCCGGCCTGCAGGCCGATGAGGTATCGGTGCAAAACCATTCCTACGGCGTGGGGGTGGAAAACTACTATGGCTTGGAGTCTAAAGCTTATGATGAGCAAGCGGCGCAGGCCCCCACACTTCTGCATGTTTTCTCCTCCGGCAATAGCGGCGACCAAACACCCACCGATGGCCCCTATGCCGGCCTGACCGGCGTAGCCAACCTGACCGGCCAGTTTAAGCAGTCGAAGAACACCCTGAGCGTGGGGGCCACCAACGGCATCAGTGAGCTGACGCCGCGCAGCTCCCGCGGCCCGGCCTACGATGGCCGCCTGAAGCCGGAGCTGGTGGCCTACGGCGCCGGGGGCACCTCCGATGCCGCCGCCCTGGTATCGGGGGCGGCCCTGCTGGTGCAGCAGGCCTACCGCGAGCAATATGCGGGCGAGCTGCCTTCCTCGGCGCTGGTAAAAGCCGTGCTTTTAAACTCTGCGGATGATATAGATGCTGCCGGGCCCGATTTCCGGACCGGCTACGGACAGCTGGACGCCCGGGGGCCGTGCAAACCGTGCAGCAGAAACGCCTGTTCAGCGGCACGGCCAGCCAGGCCGCCACCAGTACGTTCACGCTTAACGTTCCGGCCGGCAATGCCCGGCTCAAGTGCACCCTGA
- a CDS encoding peptidylprolyl isomerase, which produces MNTVSRRALLIGLFLLMMAAAVQAAKKPKSSKKDELVTISTSQGDIRLVLFDVTPAHKANFLKLAKSGFYNGTTFHRIIPQFMIQGGDPNTKDSDPSNDGMGPAGEKTIPAEIRPELHHKYGAVAAARQGDFANPTKASSASQFYIVQNHNGTPHLDGNYTVYGQVISGLDVIDKIAQQPKDERDRPLTDIKMTVKVEKLKKKKITELYGYQYQ; this is translated from the coding sequence ATGAATACTGTTTCTCGCCGGGCCCTGCTGATTGGGCTGTTTCTTTTGATGATGGCGGCGGCCGTGCAGGCTGCCAAAAAACCTAAATCCAGTAAAAAAGATGAGCTGGTCACCATCAGTACCTCCCAGGGAGATATCCGGCTGGTGCTGTTTGACGTGACGCCCGCCCACAAGGCCAACTTCCTGAAACTGGCCAAAAGCGGCTTTTATAACGGCACTACCTTTCACCGCATTATTCCGCAATTCATGATTCAGGGCGGCGACCCGAACACGAAGGACAGTGACCCCAGCAACGACGGCATGGGCCCGGCTGGCGAGAAAACCATTCCCGCCGAAATCCGTCCCGAGCTGCACCACAAATACGGCGCGGTAGCCGCCGCCCGCCAGGGCGACTTTGCCAACCCCACCAAAGCCAGCAGCGCCTCGCAGTTCTACATTGTGCAGAACCACAACGGCACGCCCCACCTCGATGGCAATTACACCGTGTACGGCCAGGTAATCAGCGGCCTCGACGTCATTGATAAAATTGCGCAGCAGCCCAAAGATGAGCGTGACCGGCCCCTGACCGACATCAAAATGACGGTGAAAGTGGAGAAGCTCAAGAAGAAGAAAATTACCGAGCTCTACGGCTATCAGTACCAATAA
- a CDS encoding SDR family oxidoreductase yields MSHTILVTGATGTVGSEVVKALSNCGVTVRAGVHSLIKGDRLKTLNPAVQLVEMDFADPQTLVVALTGVDKVVLITPFDEHQVEETKQLVDAARQAGVRYILRLSVLGAEQEPGILLGRWHRAAEQYIEQSGLAYTLLRPNSFMQNFLVYYGDAIREEGRIYLPLGEGKISYVDVRDIASVAATILTAQDEQQHYGKSYTLTGPQALSVAEAAQAISQATGRPVQYVDVPEAAARQGMQEAQMPAWMVDGMLELHSIGKAGYAAAVTSTVQDLTGRAPHTFQQFAQDFHPQFSPAS; encoded by the coding sequence ATGTCGCACACCATTCTGGTTACCGGGGCTACCGGCACCGTGGGCTCCGAAGTTGTGAAGGCCCTGTCTAACTGTGGGGTTACCGTACGCGCCGGGGTGCACTCCCTCATTAAAGGCGACCGGCTGAAGACGCTTAATCCTGCCGTGCAGTTGGTGGAAATGGATTTTGCCGATCCGCAAACCTTGGTAGTAGCCCTTACCGGCGTAGACAAAGTAGTATTGATTACGCCGTTTGATGAGCATCAGGTGGAGGAAACCAAGCAGCTGGTAGATGCTGCCCGCCAGGCCGGCGTACGATACATTCTGCGTCTGTCTGTGCTGGGCGCCGAGCAGGAGCCGGGCATTTTGCTGGGGCGCTGGCACCGCGCTGCCGAGCAGTATATTGAGCAGAGCGGCTTGGCCTATACCCTGCTGCGCCCCAACAGCTTTATGCAGAACTTCCTGGTGTATTATGGCGACGCTATCCGGGAGGAAGGCCGTATCTATCTGCCACTGGGCGAGGGCAAAATCAGCTACGTAGATGTGCGCGATATTGCTTCCGTGGCCGCCACCATTCTCACCGCCCAGGATGAGCAGCAGCACTACGGCAAATCCTATACCCTTACCGGACCGCAGGCCCTGAGCGTAGCCGAGGCGGCCCAGGCCATTAGCCAGGCCACGGGCCGGCCCGTGCAGTATGTAGATGTACCGGAAGCAGCCGCCCGCCAGGGTATGCAGGAAGCGCAAATGCCCGCCTGGATGGTGGATGGCATGCTGGAGCTGCATAGCATTGGCAAGGCCGGCTACGCAGCGGCTGTTACCAGCACCGTGCAGGACCTCACGGGGCGGGCGCCGCACACATTTCAGCAGTTTGCGCAGGACTTTCACCCACAGTTCTCACCCGCATCATAA
- a CDS encoding T9SS type A sorting domain-containing protein, whose amino-acid sequence MQQKRLFSGTASQAATSTFTLNVPAGNARLKCTLTWLDPAAAANAPQALINDLDLELVETSTGRKWKPWVLSSAPRLDSLNKAARRTSDHLNNAEQITLAAPPAGQYQVLVRGYAVTAGPQPFYVAYELEPAFQWSWPVQGSQVEAGQPAYVRWQWLGAATPAMLQYRYEGATTWNTVATDINLQQQSYAWAPPDTAAQVYLRLQAGSLNLTTEQFMISPEVKARTVYYCPPDALLAWPALPGVTDYQLYTLRGAYLQPLRVISDTTLLVSDADSPGPYYAVAPLVQGKPGLHSQLLNYQQGTSCYFISFLPSQLVTSQPIDFEVLLASTYQLISATLERQDASGRYVALQTISPVTQTQLHFTDASPMLGSTLYRVRLLTTTGQAIDSRPERVFSLASKDLAVFPNPVQAGQVLQIATPDAAPLHWWLYDGIGKLQQENTADGVINELNTRNLKPGHYVLRVQAENGRQWTRHLTIY is encoded by the coding sequence GTGCAGCAGAAACGCCTGTTCAGCGGCACGGCCAGCCAGGCCGCCACCAGTACGTTCACGCTTAACGTTCCGGCCGGCAATGCCCGGCTCAAGTGCACCCTGACCTGGCTGGACCCCGCCGCGGCGGCCAACGCCCCCCAGGCTCTGATCAACGACCTGGACCTGGAGCTCGTGGAAACCTCCACCGGCCGCAAATGGAAGCCCTGGGTGCTCAGCTCCGCCCCCCGCCTTGATTCCCTTAACAAAGCCGCCCGCCGCACTTCCGACCACCTGAATAACGCCGAACAGATTACCCTGGCCGCTCCTCCCGCCGGGCAGTACCAGGTGCTGGTGCGCGGCTATGCCGTAACGGCTGGGCCGCAGCCATTTTACGTGGCCTATGAACTGGAGCCGGCATTCCAGTGGAGCTGGCCCGTGCAGGGCAGTCAGGTGGAAGCTGGCCAGCCTGCTTATGTACGCTGGCAATGGCTTGGGGCCGCCACGCCCGCCATGCTACAATACCGCTACGAAGGCGCTACCACCTGGAATACGGTGGCCACCGACATCAATCTGCAGCAGCAAAGCTACGCCTGGGCCCCACCCGATACCGCCGCGCAGGTTTATCTGCGGCTGCAGGCGGGCAGCCTCAATCTGACTACGGAGCAGTTTATGATAAGCCCGGAGGTGAAGGCCCGCACCGTGTATTATTGCCCCCCGGATGCGCTGCTGGCCTGGCCGGCACTGCCGGGCGTAACCGACTACCAGCTGTATACGCTGCGGGGCGCCTACCTCCAGCCATTGCGGGTTATTTCCGATACGACGCTCCTGGTTTCTGATGCCGACAGCCCCGGCCCCTACTATGCCGTAGCGCCATTGGTACAGGGAAAACCGGGCTTACACAGTCAGCTGCTCAACTACCAGCAGGGCACCAGCTGCTACTTCATATCGTTTCTGCCAAGCCAGCTGGTTACGTCGCAGCCCATCGATTTTGAGGTGTTGCTGGCCAGCACCTACCAGCTAATATCAGCCACACTGGAGCGGCAGGACGCCTCCGGCCGCTATGTAGCGCTGCAAACCATTTCGCCGGTTACCCAGACCCAGCTGCACTTCACCGATGCCTCTCCCATGCTCGGCAGCACTTTGTACCGGGTGCGGCTGCTCACCACCACCGGCCAGGCTATTGACAGCCGCCCGGAACGGGTATTCTCGCTGGCCAGCAAGGACCTGGCCGTTTTCCCCAACCCGGTACAAGCAGGCCAGGTGCTACAAATAGCTACCCCCGATGCCGCCCCTCTGCATTGGTGGCTTTATGATGGTATTGGCAAGCTCCAGCAGGAAAACACCGCAGACGGAGTTATCAACGAGCTCAACACCCGGAATTTAAAGCCTGGCCATTATGTACTGCGCGTGCAAGCCGAGAACGGCCGGCAGTGGACGCGGCATCTAACCATTTATTAA
- a CDS encoding gliding motility lipoprotein GldH, with the protein MNIKPSALLAAWFLLLGLSACDPNQVFEKNIDLKDTAGQPYVWVVQEKPTFEFNITDTTQRYDVYFNVRNASSYGYYNLYMKHTLTAPNGQVLSTLLHQMLLMDPKTGEPRGKGAGDIFDHAFLALPAQQFHQAGTYKITLEQYMRQDALPGIMSVGVRVAKKATAE; encoded by the coding sequence ATGAATATAAAACCCTCTGCCCTACTGGCCGCCTGGTTTCTGCTGCTGGGCCTGAGTGCCTGCGACCCCAACCAGGTATTCGAAAAAAATATTGATCTGAAGGATACTGCCGGCCAGCCTTATGTATGGGTGGTGCAGGAAAAGCCGACGTTTGAGTTCAATATAACTGATACCACGCAGCGGTATGATGTATACTTCAACGTGCGCAACGCTTCTTCCTACGGCTATTATAATCTGTACATGAAGCACACGCTCACGGCGCCCAACGGGCAGGTATTATCCACGCTGCTGCACCAGATGCTGCTGATGGACCCTAAAACCGGTGAGCCGCGCGGCAAAGGTGCCGGGGATATTTTCGATCATGCGTTTCTGGCCCTGCCGGCGCAGCAGTTTCACCAGGCAGGTACTTATAAGATTACGCTGGAGCAGTACATGCGCCAGGATGCCTTGCCGGGCATTATGTCGGTGGGGGTGCGCGTGGCAAAAAAGGCTACCGCTGAATAA
- the ricT gene encoding stage 0 sporulation family protein — protein MACSSCSSGGGCSTTAAGCGSKGSCSSGGCNRLNVFDWLQDLDLPADFKGFDIVEIRFKGGRKEFFRNAEHLPLVTGDAVVVEAAGNGWHLGHVSLKGELVRLQMRKKKVPLDSKDIRPILRVATPQDVERWEAVRDLETGTMFRARSVVDELRLKMKLSDVEYQADRSRATFFYSAEDRVDFRDLIKRLAEEFRVRVEMRQISLRHEAGRLGGIGSCGRELCCSTWLTEFKSVSTTAARYQNLSLNPAKLSGQCGRLKCCLNYELDTYLQALKDIPQVQRALQTEKGDAFLQKTDIFKKKMWFAFRGDNNWVMLPTERVREIQDMNKRGEKPESLLPPVTEEERQPEVSAIVEGNLDRLDDKIKAGKRTKRKKKKPEASSDTNTHAGRPERSERSERPERQERPARPERTERPEQAPDATGTAAAASSRSDGRPRGAAAKPANRRHRPPRPSGEAGESRPARPEGGTPPTGGGSENRSERQGRGGRRGGGRRNGGGQDATPPSAV, from the coding sequence GTGGCTTGTTCATCTTGTTCTTCCGGTGGGGGTTGCTCCACCACTGCTGCCGGCTGCGGCTCCAAAGGGAGCTGCAGCTCCGGCGGCTGTAACCGCCTCAACGTCTTCGACTGGCTGCAGGACCTGGACCTGCCCGCCGACTTTAAGGGTTTCGACATAGTAGAAATACGATTTAAAGGCGGCCGAAAAGAGTTTTTCCGCAATGCCGAGCACCTGCCCCTGGTTACCGGCGACGCCGTAGTAGTAGAAGCCGCCGGCAATGGCTGGCACCTGGGCCACGTTTCCTTAAAGGGAGAGCTAGTGCGCCTGCAAATGCGCAAAAAGAAAGTCCCGCTTGACTCCAAGGACATCCGCCCCATCCTGCGGGTGGCTACGCCGCAGGACGTGGAGCGCTGGGAAGCCGTGCGCGACCTGGAAACCGGCACTATGTTCCGGGCCCGCTCCGTGGTTGATGAGCTGCGTCTGAAAATGAAGCTCTCCGATGTAGAGTACCAGGCCGACCGCTCGCGCGCTACCTTCTTTTATTCTGCTGAAGACCGGGTGGATTTCCGGGACCTGATTAAGCGCCTGGCCGAAGAGTTTCGGGTGCGGGTAGAAATGCGGCAGATTTCGCTGCGCCATGAGGCCGGCCGCTTGGGCGGTATTGGCTCCTGCGGGCGCGAGCTATGCTGCTCTACCTGGCTCACGGAGTTTAAAAGCGTGAGCACCACGGCCGCCCGCTACCAGAATCTGAGTTTGAACCCGGCCAAGCTTTCCGGGCAGTGCGGCCGCCTCAAGTGCTGCCTTAATTATGAGCTGGATACCTACCTGCAGGCCCTGAAGGATATTCCGCAGGTGCAGCGCGCCCTGCAAACGGAAAAAGGCGACGCCTTCCTGCAGAAGACCGATATCTTTAAAAAGAAGATGTGGTTTGCTTTCCGGGGCGATAATAACTGGGTAATGCTGCCCACGGAGCGGGTGCGCGAAATTCAGGACATGAATAAGCGCGGCGAAAAGCCTGAGTCCCTGCTGCCCCCGGTGACAGAAGAAGAGCGCCAGCCCGAAGTATCGGCCATTGTGGAAGGCAACCTCGACCGCCTCGACGACAAGATAAAAGCCGGCAAGCGCACCAAGCGTAAAAAGAAAAAGCCGGAAGCTTCTTCGGACACTAACACCCATGCCGGCCGTCCGGAACGCTCAGAGCGTTCAGAGCGCCCCGAACGCCAGGAGCGGCCTGCCCGCCCAGAGCGCACGGAACGCCCAGAGCAGGCGCCGGATGCTACGGGCACCGCTGCGGCCGCATCTTCCCGCAGTGATGGTCGCCCCCGGGGGGCGGCCGCTAAGCCGGCCAACCGCCGGCACCGCCCACCACGCCCCTCGGGCGAGGCCGGGGAAAGCCGCCCGGCGCGCCCCGAGGGTGGTACACCGCCCACCGGCGGCGGATCTGAAAACCGCTCTGAGCGCCAGGGTCGCGGGGGCCGGCGCGGCGGGGGCCGCCGCAATGGCGGTGGTCAGGATGCAACACCACCATCTGCTGTATGA
- a CDS encoding SDR family oxidoreductase, whose amino-acid sequence MRILITGSNGLLGQKLVALLRQQPGVELIATSRGANKLASLYPEVRFVPLDVTSQEQVQQILTQERPTHLIHTAAMTNVDECELNQEACWQQNVTAVEYLVEACAQLGIHLLHVSTDFIFSGEEGPLSEEAVPAPVNFYGESKLAAEKLVQASPGPWAILRTVLVYGTAHDYGRTNIVLWVRDSLRAGKTIQVVDDQFRTPTLAEDLAQGCWLAARQNATGIFHISSEEVLTPYQMAIRVADYFQLDKLLIQKVDASLFTQPARRPPRTGFIIAKARQELGYRPHTFEEGIALLARQTA is encoded by the coding sequence ATGCGCATACTTATTACGGGCTCTAATGGCCTGCTGGGGCAGAAACTAGTAGCCCTGCTCCGGCAGCAGCCCGGGGTTGAGCTCATAGCTACCTCGCGCGGCGCCAATAAGCTGGCCTCGCTCTATCCTGAGGTGCGGTTTGTGCCGCTGGACGTAACCAGCCAGGAGCAGGTGCAGCAGATCCTGACGCAAGAGCGCCCCACGCACCTGATTCACACCGCCGCCATGACCAACGTGGATGAGTGCGAGCTGAACCAGGAAGCCTGCTGGCAGCAAAACGTAACGGCGGTAGAATATCTGGTAGAAGCCTGCGCGCAGTTGGGAATCCACCTGCTGCATGTGAGTACCGACTTTATTTTCAGTGGGGAAGAAGGCCCCCTGAGCGAAGAAGCCGTGCCGGCGCCCGTCAATTTTTATGGGGAAAGCAAGCTGGCGGCGGAAAAGCTGGTGCAGGCCAGCCCCGGACCGTGGGCTATTCTGCGCACGGTGCTGGTGTATGGCACCGCCCACGACTACGGCCGCACCAACATCGTGCTTTGGGTGCGCGACTCGCTCCGGGCCGGCAAAACCATTCAGGTAGTAGATGATCAGTTTCGCACGCCCACACTGGCCGAGGATCTGGCCCAGGGCTGCTGGCTGGCCGCCCGGCAGAATGCCACCGGTATCTTTCACATCAGTAGCGAGGAAGTACTCACGCCCTACCAAATGGCCATCCGCGTGGCCGACTACTTTCAATTGGATAAGTTACTCATTCAGAAGGTAGATGCCAGTCTGTTTACGCAGCCGGCCCGCCGCCCGCCGCGCACGGGTTTCATCATTGCCAAGGCCCGGCAGGAGCTGGGCTACCGGCCCCACACTTTTGAGGAAGGTATTGCGCTGCTGGCCCGGCAAACAGCTTAA
- a CDS encoding M57 family metalloprotease, protein MKTTAFSSTLGVLALAALLLTSCSEKTEVAKDQVSPEALAKIQALGFSTHNVQRDGDTYIVEGDIRLTDRDLAGAYSNGKLLRVGEAEQYRTTNLVSGTRTIKISLSSRMPASYSAVIDEVVKRYNAQGLRLTFAKAGSNGDIVLNTANGSYLASAGFPTGGNPYNSVKVNTRAIGTVSTTAQINYAATIIAHEVGHCIGFRHTDYMDRSYSCGGAYSNEGASSVGAVLIPGTPSGPDSGSWMLACIGSGQNRYFNKNDITALGYLY, encoded by the coding sequence ATGAAAACAACTGCCTTCTCTTCCACTCTCGGCGTGCTGGCTTTGGCCGCACTGCTGCTCACCTCCTGCTCTGAAAAGACCGAGGTAGCCAAAGACCAGGTTTCGCCCGAAGCACTGGCCAAAATTCAAGCCCTGGGCTTTAGCACGCACAATGTGCAGCGCGATGGGGATACCTACATTGTAGAAGGCGACATTCGCCTGACGGACCGCGACCTGGCCGGAGCTTATAGCAATGGTAAGCTGCTGCGCGTAGGGGAGGCAGAACAGTATCGCACTACTAACCTGGTGTCAGGGACTCGCACGATTAAAATCTCACTGTCGTCAAGAATGCCGGCTTCCTATTCAGCAGTGATAGATGAAGTGGTGAAGCGTTACAATGCGCAGGGCTTGAGACTGACCTTTGCGAAGGCCGGCTCTAATGGTGACATTGTGCTGAACACGGCTAACGGCAGCTACCTGGCTTCGGCTGGTTTCCCCACCGGGGGCAATCCGTATAACTCGGTGAAAGTGAATACCCGCGCTATCGGCACGGTTTCCACCACCGCGCAAATCAACTATGCGGCGACTATCATTGCCCACGAGGTAGGCCACTGCATCGGCTTCCGCCATACCGATTACATGGACCGAAGCTACAGCTGCGGCGGGGCTTATTCCAATGAAGGCGCCAGTTCCGTAGGTGCTGTCCTGATTCCCGGTACGCCTAGTGGCCCTGATTCCGGCTCCTGGATGCTGGCCTGCATTGGCAGCGGCCAGAACCGTTACTTCAATAAGAATGACATAACGGCCCTTGGCTACCTCTACTAA